The Bacteroidota bacterium genome includes the window GGGTCCGGTTGAGTTTAACGAAACCGTGCGAAAGGCTTCATAACATAAAAGTCAGCAAAAAACAAGTTCTAAATCAGGTTTACAAAACAAGTAATTAACGCAGGGGTGTGGATTTTATTACGCCTCACCCGTTATCCTGGGTAATGGAACGCAGATTGTTATGATCCTTATGATAAAAATATGATTTATTTGTGCCATCATAACAAATCATAACCATCATAAAAATCAGCGTTCTATTCGGAAAAGCAACTGACAAGGGGAGGCTCTTATTTACTACTTTTGTTAAACAATATGAATTACAAAACAAGTAATTAACGCAGGGTGTGGATTTTATTACGCTTCACCCGTATTCGCGGTAATGGAACGCAGATTGTTATGATCCTTATGATAAAAATATGATTTAATTATGCCATCATAACAAATCATAATTATCATAAAAATCAGCGTTCTATTCAGGAAGGCAGCGGACATGGGGAGGCTCTTATTTACTACTTTTGTTAAACCAAAATGAATTCCACTAAACTAAGGATCATTGCTATTAAAGCCTGGCGCCTATTTTACCTCCGGTTTACAGCAATATTTGACTTTATTTTTTATCGTCTAAGAATACCGGCGGTAAATATTTCCGGGATCCATTTAAAGGATAAGAAATTGGTAGTATTTGTCGGCGAATTCCTCGCACCACGTATACCCCGAATGGCCAAATGGCTTAAAAGAGCTGATTCTTCTTTTGTTGCATTGTTGCTCTGCCACAGATCAGGATACGTAGAAAAATTCTCGAACGATTCATTCGATCAAACCATCCTGTTCAGGAATGAGTGGCACTTGAGGCGAATTATAAGGCAACTGCCTTCCATTTATATTATCCATGGTTTCGCGCCTAAAAGTTTTTTCCCTGATATTGCCCGCAAAATGGCTAAGTGCCCTTATGTGCACGACATGCAGGATGTATACTCCATTTATTACGGATTAAACCCCACATTGAACTGGCTTAAAAAAGAATTGCCCCACGAAAAAGAATGTCTTGAAAAGGCTGATGGTATTGTTGCCCATAGCCTTGAGCCCAATGCCGCTTACGGATTGTTTAAAACAAAACAGAAACCAAAAACATTATTTTTCCCGCTTTATTGCGACGATGATGTTTTTCAGCAAAACAATAAAATATTGGATCCCGACAATATGCATTTGGTGTATGCCGGCGGGGTTGCAGGCTCACACCGGAATCCCAAACAATATGGAAATATACAGTTCCACAATTTAATTAAAACACTAAGCGAACAAAAAATACATTTTCATATTTACCCTAGCCCATCCAACATTAAAGCCGACTATGAAGAGTATGAAAAGATTGCTAAGGGTAATTCTTATTTTCATTTTCATAACCCATTAGGGCAGGAAGTACTTGCTAAAGAATTATCTAAATATCATTTTGGAATTTTACCCTTTTTCAAAGAATTATCAGAACAATCTTTGGATAAACTAAAATATGCAACAACACTGAAATTATTCAACTATATCGAAGCCGGTATACCACTTATTGTATCAGGTGACCTTGACTATCAGAGTTGGTTGGTTAATAGGTATCAAATAGGATGTATAATTCAGAAGGATGCTTTACCTGATTTAAAAAACATATTACGCAAGACGAGCTACAACAAATTAGTAATAAACCTCAACTATGCAAAAACGCGACTATCAATTAAAAAAAATGTTACCCGTATTATATCCTTTTATCAAAGCTTCTATTAAACTTAATTTCTTAAATTTATAAAATAGTTCCCCTCTATGAAAGTGATCATTGTTGGCGCCCGGGCCGATGGACATGCTAAAGTCGTTTTAGAAATTATTAATGCTCAAAAGAAGCATACTGTTGTTGGCTTTATTGATGATGATATTTCAAAAACCGGTACTTCAATACGAAATATCAAGGTAATTGGTACTTTAATTGATTTGCCAAAACTTATTAAAAAACATAAAATAAAAGGAGGAATAGTTGCAATCGGAAATAACTCACAAAGAAGATCTCTAAGCAAAAAACTAGAGACTATGGGTTTGGAATTAATAAATGCTATTCATCCGACTGTACATTTGGATTCTGATGTAGTAATCGGAAAAGGCAACTACATTGGACAAGGCTCGATCGTTATAACCGGAACAAAAATCGGAAATTGCGTAAATATTCATACAGGAGTAACGATTGATCATGACAATGTTATTGAAGACGGAGCAAATTTAGGACCAGGAGTACATACTGCTGGCAGAGTTAAAATAGGCAAGGATGCTTTTCTTGGAACGGGAACTATCCTAATACCTGATGGGGTTGTTGGAGAGGCAGCTGTTACAGGAGCTGGCACGGTCGTTATTAGTCCGGTAAACCCATTTACAAAAGTTGTTGGCGTGCCTGCAAAAGAAATCGGAAAAGTACTATGACAAAAATTTATCACCACAATACTTTTCCAAATACAAAATCTGCTGGAAATTAATTAAAAATAATTTTAATGCTTTGATCAATTGTAAATTACAACCTTGAACTGATATACGCAAGGAATGCCTGAAGTGTAGTTTTCATTCAATAAAGTTATGGTGTTAAGGCTATATGTAAAACGTTGGCCAGCTTGCCCAGTACCGGCTACAGTAAATGGCATAGCATACCAAACACCGGGATAAAGAGCCTGATTAGCGACAAATACGCTGACACTACCGGCATCTACTACATGTTGAGTAATTTTAGAATTTGTATGAACAAATTTATAATAATTTGTCTGCCACTGATTCCAGGAAGCTATAGGGACAGAGAAAGTATCAATAGCAATAATTGTACTCGCTCCTGTTGGCCCAGTAGCTCCAGCAGGACCGGCAGGGCCTGTTTTTGTACAACTAAAGAAAGTTGACACAATAATCCCAATTGAAAATAAAACTAATATCTTTTTCATTTTACAGGTTTTTTTATAATTAATTTATTTCTACTTAAACGAATATAGACCATTTTACTTTAACATACAAACGTGTTTTAAAACATAAACCAGCATTGAAAATGTTTAACTTTGGGTCAATGAAAAAGCTATTGAAATCCACAAGTGCACTTTGCGTGTTCTTTATTTCAAATTTATGCTACACTCAAAATCTTGTTTCAAATGGTGACTTTGAAACTTACTATAGTTGCCCCGATTGGTATAATCAAGTCGACTCGGCAAAAGGGTGGTTTAAATCATCTACTAAAAACAATCCTTCTTATCATACGGAATATTTAAATGCCTGTTCTCCTTCAAATTTATTTAAAGTTCCGACAAACACATGGGGTTACCAGGTTGCAGCAAGTGGACAAGCTTATATGGCACAAGTAACAATGGCTCCCACAGTCCAAAAAGATTACAGAGAAAATATTTACACAAAACTGACATCTCCATTGACAATTGGATCCACTTATTATGTTTCAATGAAAGTTTCCAGAACAGACAATACCCAACATGCAAGTAATAATCTGGGAGTTCAATTATCTGTCAATAGTAGTTTCCCTCTAAGCAATCGTTCTCAGGTTTATTCTGGCACGATCATTACTGATACAACAAAATGGACCACTATTTCAGGGTCATTTATTGCAGATAGTGCATACCAATATATCGCAATTGGAAATTTTTTCACTGATTCAGCGACAAGCTCATCAGTTGCATGTGGTTCATGTCAGTTTATTCAATATGGTTACTTCATTGACGATGTTTCCGTGGTTGCATGCAACGCATCAGTAACCCTAAACAGTTCTACAACTTCTATTTGTTCCGGAGAAAGCGTTACTTTAACTGCAACAGGTGGAAAAATCTATAATTGGAATACGGGTGCAACTGATTCAGTACTGATCGTTTCTCCTACTTCCACAACAACATACACCGTTACTTCAAGTAATAGTTTATGTACCAGTCTTCCTAAAACTATAACAATAACCGTTAAGCCTTCGCCAACAATCAATATTACCGGCAATACACTTATATGTCAAGGGCAATCAACTACGTTAAGCGTAAGCGGAGGAAAAACATACAGCTGGAGTGATGGCTCGATTGATTCCGTGTTAATTATTTCACCATCATCAACAACCACTTATACTGTAAGTACAAGTAATAGTATTTGTACCAGTACTCCGAAAACCATAACTGTAAACGTAACACCTGCTCCAACAGTTAATATAAACTGTGTAGCTCAAAACCTTGTTTCTAATCCAAGTTTTGAGCAATATACTCAATGTCCTTTCGATTATAACCAAGCTGACTTTGCAAAAGACTGGCTTAAATCCTCAAATAATAACAATCCAACATATCATACCGAATATTTAAATACCTGTTCTCCATCCTCACTTTTTCAGGTTCCTACAAGTACCTGGGGCTATCAGGTAGCTTCATCCGGTCAGGCATATATGGCACAAGTTACCTTGGCTCCTTCTGTTCAAAAAGATTACAGAGAAAATATTTACACCAAACTTATTGCACCTTTAATAAAGGGAAATACATATTACGTTTCACTGAGAGCTTCTCACGCAGACAATTGTCAAAATGCCAGTAATAATTTAGGAGTAAAATTCTCTTCAAATTCTAATTTGCTTATTAATAACATTTCTCCAGTTTATTCAAATTCTATTATTACCGATAACACAAAATGGATAACAATTTTGGGATCATTTATTGCTGATAGCACATATCAATATCTTGGCATTGGAAATTTTTTCACAGATTCCGCTACAAGTAAATTAAATTCTTGTCCCGGATGTTCATTTGTTCAATATGGTTATTTAATTGATGACATTTCGGTAACCGGATGTAGTGGAATTGATGCTGTTACTATTTGCTCAGGACAAAGCGCAACTTTATCCGTAAGTGGAGGCAAAACATATAGCTGGAGCAACGGCTCAAATGATTCCATATTAATTGTTTCTCCGGTATCAAGCACCACATACACCATAACAACAAGCAATGGCTCGTGCACAAGTTCTACTAAAACTATAACCGTAAATATTGTCTCACCACCCACAGCAAACATAACCGGAAACACCACTATTTGCCAGGGCCAATCAACCACACTTACCGTAAGCGGAGGTAAAACATATAGTTGGAGCAATGGATCGAGCGACTCTGTATTGGTAGTTTCGCCCGGCTCAACCACTACATATACAGTAACAACCAATAATGGCTCATGTACGAGTGCCACTAAAACAATTACTGTTAATGTAACACCAGCACCCACAGCAAACATAACCGGGAACACCAGCATTTGCCAGGGTCAATCAACCACATTAACTGCCGGTGGAGGCGGTACATACCAATGGAGCGGAGGTATCAGTTCAACATCAGCGTCTGTAACGGTTTCTCCTTCCTCCTCAACAACATATAGTGTTACTGTAAACAGCGGCGGATGCTTCAGTCTGCCCGCGGCTGTTACGGTTAATGTGTTAATGCCTCCTACCGCAACTATTACGGGAAACACTGCCGTTTGCCAGGGACAGTCAACTACATTGACCGCTGGCGGAGGAACAAGTTACCAATGGAGCGGCGGCATCACTTCTGCTTCTGCATCAATTATTGTTTCTCCGTCTTCATCCACCACCTATTTTCTTACCGCGAATAACGGAAGCTGCAGCAGCCCTCCAGCTTCTGTAACTGTTACGGTGACCCCATTGCCTATCGCCGGTATTTCAGGCAATACAACGATCTGCCAGGGACAATCTACTACACTAACTGCCGGAGGAGGAATAAGTTATCAGTGGAGCGGAGGGATTAGCTCTGCGTCCTCTTCAATTACAGTTTCACCTTCCACATCAACAACTTATTATGTTACAACAAATGACGGAACATGTACAAGTTCTCCGGCTTCTGTTACTGTGATCGTTACCCCTATCCCAACTGCCGGCATTACGGGCGTCACCACAATATGCAGCGGGCAATCAACTACATTAACCGCAAGCGGAGGCGGGAATTACCAGTGGTATGGAGGAATAAGCTCCACTTCATCGTCTGTTACAGTCAGCCCATCAACAATAACAACCTACAGCGTTGTTGTTAATGATGGAAGCTGCTTCAGCCTGCCATTTTCAGTTACTGTTCAGGTATTACCTGTGCCCAATACCACAGTAGCGGGCGACACCATATTATGTCCGGGTGAAAGCAGAACTTTAACCGCAAATGGCGGAAGTATTTATAACTGGTCGTCAACAAGCTCTGTCGTTTCATCAATAACAGTTTCACCAACAGCTACTACAACATACACTGTAATTGCGGGTAACGGCACCTGTTACGGAACATCCGCCATAATTACAGTTCATGTCATGCCAACTCCAACTGCTTCAGCATCTCCTGCAACATCATTGATCGATCACGGGGCTTCTGTAAATATTATCGCAAGCGGAGGAGGCACTTATACCTGGACTCCCGCCAAAGGTTTATCCTGCACAAATTGTTCAAACCCAACCGCAACACCTGACACATCAACAATATATACAGTGACAATAACCGATGCAAATGGTTGTACGGCAACAACAATGGTAAGCATACTTATAAAAGCATTTTGCAACGGAAATGAAAAGGATATATTCATTGCCAATGTTTTTTCACCAAACAACGACGGTAAGAATGATGTTTTGAAGGCACAGGGCAATGGCCTTAAAGATGTTTACTGGGCCATATTCGACCGCTGGGGAAACAAGGTTTTTGAAACTGCAGATCTGAGTAAAACATGGGATGGGACTTACCGCGGCGAAATGGTGGTTGCCGGCACTTATTTTTATATCCTAACGGCAACCTGCATACAGTCAAACAGCGAAATTAACCTGAAGGGAAATGTTACTGTGATCCGGTGATAGTATTCTGAATTAGCTCCAAATTACGTTCAATCAAACGTTTGAACAAATGTTTGATTGATAAAGCCCTCAATATTTCGTAACTTTGCTTCATGAAATCAACACCAAATATAAGACCTGAAACTTTTTGGGATACTGATTTTTCAAAAATAAATTTTGATAAACAATATCAATCTGTTATCACCCGGGTATTTAATTACGGTACTATGAAAGATGTAATTGAAGTTTTAAAATACTACAAAGCCGATTTTGTTAAAGATATATTAGTAAATACAGAAAACAATTTACACTATAACGCCATAGATCTTGCGAAAGCTATTTTTCAGCTTAAAGATTCTGATTTCAAATGCTCCAGAAGTCCGCTGTTTCAGCAGAGTTATACCAAACATTAGTCAAACTAATGGAGTTGGATTTATTACATGACCATCGCTTAGTTGGCGGAACAGCACTTGCCCTCCAAATAGGACATAGATTGTCTGTAGATATTGATTTGTTTTCCGATCAAAAACACAATTACGAGCAGATAACGAACACTCTCGCTAAAAAATTTAATGGCAACTTAAATATTATCAGATCAAATACCGATGGTATTACATTATTTATAAATACAATTAAAACAGATATTTACGATTGGGATGTACCATTTAATCACATACCATTTATTGAGAATAATATCCGGATGGCTTATAAAAAAGACATAATACCAATGAAGTTAAATACATTTTGCTCTTCCCATGATGCAAGATATGAGAAAAAAGACTATACTGATATTGCCGCATTGTTAAGGGAATACTCACTTAGCACTATGATTGACTTATATTTTCATAAGTATACTCAATCTTATTTGAATGAGCGGATAATAATCGAAAGGTTAGGCCACTATACAAAAGCTGAAAGCAATGGCAGCACAATGCCAATTATGCTTGATGGCAGCACATGGGATGACGTAAAGAAGCAAATTGACAAATCGATTAATAGTTATATTAATGAAAATATGAACGAATGAAAAATATATTTATCACCGGAGGTGCAGGCTATGTAGGCTCAGTGCTTGTTCCTAAACTCCTTAAAAAGGGATATAATGTAACCGTACTTGACCTGATGATATACGGCGAAGATGTACTTCCCAAACACCCAAATTTAAAAACAGTAAAAGGCGATATCCGCGACCAGGAACTATTAAAAAAAATACTTCCCGGGCAGGATGCAGTGATACATCTGGCCTGTATTTCAAATGATCCCAGCTTTGAACTAAATCCAACACTTGGCAAGTCCATTAACCTGGATGCATTTGAACCATTGGTTAAAATTTCAAAGGAATCGGGTGTGCAACGATTTATTTACGCCTCTTCATCCAGTGTTTATGGCATTAAGGAGGAGCCCAATGTAAATGAAACAATGACGCTTGAACCACTCACTGATTACTCAAAATTTAAGGCTCAATGTGAGGAAATACTAAGCAACTATCAAAGTGACAATTTCACTACTACTACTATTCGTCCGGCTACCGTTTGCGGGTACGGCTCACGGTTGCGTCTTGACCTGTCAGTAAATATTCTAACCAATCTTGCGATCAATAAAGGTGAGATAACTGTATTCGGCGGCTCTCAAAAGCGACCCAATATACACATTGAGGACATGACTGATCTTTACTGCATGCTATTGGAATTGCCAAAAGAAAAAATCGCGAATAAGATCTGGAACGCAGGCTATGAAAACCATACCATTTCTGAGATCGCCGGCATGGTAAAAAATGTTATCGGCGACCAGGTTAAAATTGTAACTTCTCCTTCCAATGATCTGCGATCATATCACATTTCATCCGCGAAAATTAAAAATGACATAGGCTTTGTAGCTAAACATACAATTGAAGATGCTGTAAAGGATCTAAAAACCGCGTTCAATAAGGGTTTGGTTCCAAATTCATTAACGGATGATAAGTATTTTAATGTTAAGTTGATGCAGAAAATTGAGTTACATTAAAATAGAACGCTGATTTTTATGATCATTATGATAAATTAAGATGAGTAACTACAAGTATTCAGAGATCACTAATACAATTATTAAATGTTACTATAATGTTTACAATACATTAGGGTACGGGTTTCTGGAAAAAGTCTATGAAAACGCTCTCCTGATCGAACTAATGAATAATGGTTTGCGATGTTCAGCTCAATATCCTGTTGAAGTTTATTATAGCGCTAAAAAAGTGGGACAATATTTTGCCGATATAATCGTAAATGAATGCGTTATCATTGAAATAAAAGCCGCCGAAGCTTTATGTGAAGAGCATGAAGCACAATTAACCAATTACCTCAAAGCAACTAATATTGAGGTCGGTCTGCTTCTTAACTTTGGCAAAAAGACAGAATTCAAAAGAAAAGTCTTTACCAACGAATATAAAATCATAACTGATCATAACGATCATAAAAATCTGCGTTCCCTTCGATCATGAAAGTCCCTTACATAAACCTGGGTCTGCAACACGCCCCAATAAAAACGGAAATACTTAAACGTATTGAAAAACTACTGGAGAACGGCCAATTTATTTTAGGTGAAGAAGTCCGGATTTTTGAAAAACGTTTTGCGGAATTATCACAAACCAAATACGCCTTAGGCGTTGCCAACGGCACGGATGCGTTGTTCCTCTCTATGCTGGCACTTGGAATTGGTAAAGGTGACGAAGTAATAACTGCTCCGAATTCTTTTTTAGCTTCAGCCTCAGCAATTGCCCTTATTGGCGCTACGCCTGTTTTTGCTGATGTCCGCGACGATTTTAACCTTGATCCCGCGAAAGTGGAAAAAGCAATAACCTCAAAAACAAAGGCCATTATTGCAGTCCACCTAACCGGAAGGCCTGCGCCAATTGACGAATTACTTCAGATAGCAAAAAAGCACAATTTGCATATTATTGAGGATGCCGCACAAGCTGTCAGCGCAGAATATAAAGGTAAACCGGTTGGCGGTTTTGGAATTACGGGCTGCTTTAGCTTACACCCTTTGAAAAATCTGAGCGCAGCAGGTGATGGAGGTGTGATCACAACCAATGATGATAAAGTGTATCAATACCTTGTTAAAGCACGTAATCACGGATTAAAAAGCCGCGATGAATGTGAACTGTGGAGTTACAACTCCCGTCTTGATAACCTGCAGGCCGCTATACTGAATGTTAAGTTGAATGTATTGGATAAATGGACCGAGCGAAGAAGGGAGATCGCCTCTATTTATCAGCAAAAATTTAAGGGACTTGATATAGTAGTACCCTGTGATAAATCGTACGAAAAAGCGGTTTACCACACCTTCATCATTCAAACCTCTTACAGAAATGAATTGCAGAAGTTTCTGCTCGAAAACGAAATTGAAACAAAGGTCCACTACCCTATTCCGATCTATCTCCAGGAGGCGGCAAAAAGCCTTGGGTATAAAAAAGGTGATTTCCCTGTCACCGACCACCAGGTTGAGACCATATTAAGCCTGCCCGTTTTTGCTGAGCTCACAAACGAACAGGTAAATTATGTTTGTAATAAGATCATTGAATTTTACACGTCAAAAAGGTCCGGAACTAAAACCAATCTATCAGCAGCAGGCAAATAATGGCAACAAACTTCGACAAACAATTTTTTGAGATCTTTGAAAAGGATAAAGCATTTATCAAAAGCTGGCTCGTTGCATGGGATTATCAATTAAAGAGAAAAAAAAGGAATGTAAAATATGCCGATGGACAACTTTCTGACTTTTTCAGTTACGGCGGGCCCGAAGATCTTACCAAGTGGATGAGATGGTTCAGCCCTGTTTATGCAAGTTATTTTAGCAAGACACTTACTCAGCCTTTGTCAGAGGAGAGTCTTGAAAATGACAGGCGGATCCTCTCCGGATTAAATTTAAACTATGATTTCTCATC containing:
- a CDS encoding GxxExxY protein, with amino-acid sequence MSNYKYSEITNTIIKCYYNVYNTLGYGFLEKVYENALLIELMNNGLRCSAQYPVEVYYSAKKVGQYFADIIVNECVIIEIKAAEALCEEHEAQLTNYLKATNIEVGLLLNFGKKTEFKRKVFTNEYKIITDHNDHKNLRSLRS
- a CDS encoding nucleotidyl transferase AbiEii/AbiGii toxin family protein — its product is MLQKSAVSAELYQTLVKLMELDLLHDHRLVGGTALALQIGHRLSVDIDLFSDQKHNYEQITNTLAKKFNGNLNIIRSNTDGITLFINTIKTDIYDWDVPFNHIPFIENNIRMAYKKDIIPMKLNTFCSSHDARYEKKDYTDIAALLREYSLSTMIDLYFHKYTQSYLNERIIIERLGHYTKAESNGSTMPIMLDGSTWDDVKKQIDKSINSYINENMNE
- a CDS encoding DegT/DnrJ/EryC1/StrS family aminotransferase, with the translated sequence MKVPYINLGLQHAPIKTEILKRIEKLLENGQFILGEEVRIFEKRFAELSQTKYALGVANGTDALFLSMLALGIGKGDEVITAPNSFLASASAIALIGATPVFADVRDDFNLDPAKVEKAITSKTKAIIAVHLTGRPAPIDELLQIAKKHNLHIIEDAAQAVSAEYKGKPVGGFGITGCFSLHPLKNLSAAGDGGVITTNDDKVYQYLVKARNHGLKSRDECELWSYNSRLDNLQAAILNVKLNVLDKWTERRREIASIYQQKFKGLDIVVPCDKSYEKAVYHTFIIQTSYRNELQKFLLENEIETKVHYPIPIYLQEAAKSLGYKKGDFPVTDHQVETILSLPVFAELTNEQVNYVCNKIIEFYTSKRSGTKTNLSAAGK
- a CDS encoding SDR family oxidoreductase; translated protein: MKNIFITGGAGYVGSVLVPKLLKKGYNVTVLDLMIYGEDVLPKHPNLKTVKGDIRDQELLKKILPGQDAVIHLACISNDPSFELNPTLGKSINLDAFEPLVKISKESGVQRFIYASSSSVYGIKEEPNVNETMTLEPLTDYSKFKAQCEEILSNYQSDNFTTTTIRPATVCGYGSRLRLDLSVNILTNLAINKGEITVFGGSQKRPNIHIEDMTDLYCMLLELPKEKIANKIWNAGYENHTISEIAGMVKNVIGDQVKIVTSPSNDLRSYHISSAKIKNDIGFVAKHTIEDAVKDLKTAFNKGLVPNSLTDDKYFNVKLMQKIELH
- a CDS encoding gliding motility-associated C-terminal domain-containing protein; the encoded protein is MKKLLKSTSALCVFFISNLCYTQNLVSNGDFETYYSCPDWYNQVDSAKGWFKSSTKNNPSYHTEYLNACSPSNLFKVPTNTWGYQVAASGQAYMAQVTMAPTVQKDYRENIYTKLTSPLTIGSTYYVSMKVSRTDNTQHASNNLGVQLSVNSSFPLSNRSQVYSGTIITDTTKWTTISGSFIADSAYQYIAIGNFFTDSATSSSVACGSCQFIQYGYFIDDVSVVACNASVTLNSSTTSICSGESVTLTATGGKIYNWNTGATDSVLIVSPTSTTTYTVTSSNSLCTSLPKTITITVKPSPTINITGNTLICQGQSTTLSVSGGKTYSWSDGSIDSVLIISPSSTTTYTVSTSNSICTSTPKTITVNVTPAPTVNINCVAQNLVSNPSFEQYTQCPFDYNQADFAKDWLKSSNNNNPTYHTEYLNTCSPSSLFQVPTSTWGYQVASSGQAYMAQVTLAPSVQKDYRENIYTKLIAPLIKGNTYYVSLRASHADNCQNASNNLGVKFSSNSNLLINNISPVYSNSIITDNTKWITILGSFIADSTYQYLGIGNFFTDSATSKLNSCPGCSFVQYGYLIDDISVTGCSGIDAVTICSGQSATLSVSGGKTYSWSNGSNDSILIVSPVSSTTYTITTSNGSCTSSTKTITVNIVSPPTANITGNTTICQGQSTTLTVSGGKTYSWSNGSSDSVLVVSPGSTTTYTVTTNNGSCTSATKTITVNVTPAPTANITGNTSICQGQSTTLTAGGGGTYQWSGGISSTSASVTVSPSSSTTYSVTVNSGGCFSLPAAVTVNVLMPPTATITGNTAVCQGQSTTLTAGGGTSYQWSGGITSASASIIVSPSSSTTYFLTANNGSCSSPPASVTVTVTPLPIAGISGNTTICQGQSTTLTAGGGISYQWSGGISSASSSITVSPSTSTTYYVTTNDGTCTSSPASVTVIVTPIPTAGITGVTTICSGQSTTLTASGGGNYQWYGGISSTSSSVTVSPSTITTYSVVVNDGSCFSLPFSVTVQVLPVPNTTVAGDTILCPGESRTLTANGGSIYNWSSTSSVVSSITVSPTATTTYTVIAGNGTCYGTSAIITVHVMPTPTASASPATSLIDHGASVNIIASGGGTYTWTPAKGLSCTNCSNPTATPDTSTIYTVTITDANGCTATTMVSILIKAFCNGNEKDIFIANVFSPNNDGKNDVLKAQGNGLKDVYWAIFDRWGNKVFETADLSKTWDGTYRGEMVVAGTYFYILTATCIQSNSEINLKGNVTVIR
- a CDS encoding NeuD/PglB/VioB family sugar acetyltransferase → MKVIIVGARADGHAKVVLEIINAQKKHTVVGFIDDDISKTGTSIRNIKVIGTLIDLPKLIKKHKIKGGIVAIGNNSQRRSLSKKLETMGLELINAIHPTVHLDSDVVIGKGNYIGQGSIVITGTKIGNCVNIHTGVTIDHDNVIEDGANLGPGVHTAGRVKIGKDAFLGTGTILIPDGVVGEAAVTGAGTVVISPVNPFTKVVGVPAKEIGKVL